The genomic stretch CGCCGCCTACTATTTGCAGGAAAGGAAACCTTTTGATCGATCGACGCGAATTTTGTAAAACTCTGACCGCCGCTTTGGCCCTGCCTGCCGCCGCTTGGACTGCTGCTCCGCCCTCCAAACTGGTGGTCGTGCGCAACGCCGCACCCGCTGAGTTGGTGCGCAAAGCCGTGCAGGCGCTGGGCGGCATGTCTCAGTTTGTCAAAAAAGGCCAGACTGTTTTACTAAAGCCGAATATCGGTTGGGACCGGTCGCCCGAACAGGCGGCGAACACCAACCCCGAGGCAGTGGCAGAGGTCGTTAAAATGTGTTTCGAAGCGGGCGCCGGCCGCGTGCGGGTTCTCGACCGCACCTGCAATCAAGCGCAGCGCTGCTACAGCCGCAGCGGCATCGAACAGGCCGCTGCCGCAGCCGGCGCTCAGGTCCGGCATATCATCGACAGCCGTTTCAAAGAGGTCGCGATCCCGCAGGGCGTGCTGCTGAAATCTTGGCCCCTTTATCTCGATGTGCTGGAAGCCGATGTCTTTATCAACATGCCTGTGGCCAAACATCACTCGATCTCGCAATACACGCTGGGTTTTAAAAACATCATGGGCGTGATGGGCGGCGACCGCGGCTCCATTCATAATAAATTCATGACTAAAATCGTTGACATCAATTCTGCGGTCAAACCCACCTTGACCATCATCGACGCTTACCGGGTTATGTTGCGCAACGGCCCCACCGGCGGCAGCCTGGCGGATGTGGCGGAGAAAAAGACCGTCATCGCCGGCGTCGACCGGGTGGCGGTGGATGCCTATGCCATGTCGTTGTTCGGCGTGAAACCGGAGCAGGTGGAGTATCTGAGATTGGCTTCTGAACGCGGCTTGGGACAACTGGATTTGACCCGCGTACCCATCGAGGAGATCAACAGCTGAAATGGCAGACCGCATTCGAAAGCTTTCGCAGATTTTTTTTCTTCTTTTATTTCTCGGTCTGTTTTTGCACGCACGGTTTCCCTATGAGAGCGGTTGGCCCTCTGATATTTTTTTACGCACCAGCCCGCTGGTTGCGCTGACCACTGCTTTTTCCGCTCGAACCTGGATCGCCTCCCTGCTGCCGGCGGTCATCCTGTTGCTGCTCACCATTCCGCTGGGGCGCTTTTTCTGCGGCTGGATCTGCCCGCTGGGCACAGTGATCGATGGCAGCGATAGTGTTCTCCGTCGCCGTAAACCCGCCGGCGGCCGCGAAAGCGTCCACTTTCGCTCGTGGAAATTTTTCATTCTGATCGCTGTGCTCTGTGCGGCGCTCTTTTCCTGGCAGGCAGTCTGGTTTTTCGATCCACTGGTCATGCTCACCCGCGTACTCACGCTCAGTCTCTACCCTGCCATGGTGTTGCTGATTCGCGGCCTCTTTCAGTTCGGTTTCGCCAGCGGCCTCGCGGAAGAGCAGTGGTATACACTCTACGATTGGACACAGAAATGGCTGTTGCCGGTCCAGTCCGCCTCCTTTGAACAGAGCATTCCTGTTCTGCTTTTGTTCATCGGCGTGCTGGCGCTGGGTCTGGTTTCGCGCCGCTTCTGGTGCCGTAACCTCTGTCCGCTGGGCGCCTTGCTCGGGTTTTTTTCCCGCTTTCGTGTGTTTGGCCGCAGTGTGAATCAGGAGTGCACTTCGTGCAGCCTCTGTCAACGCCGCTGCCGAATGAACGCGATAGAGGATGATTACACCCTCACCAATACGGCGGAGTGCATTCAGTGCGCCGAGTGCGCGACCGTCTGCAAACCCAAGGCCATCTCCTACCGATTCGGTTGGCGTAAAAGCCAGGGCCGGATCGATCTATCGCGTCGACGGTTCATCCAGGCCACGGCCACAGGCATCGTGGGTCTGGCGGCGACCCGCGTCGGCGCCGGCAACCGCAAAGAAACCGGCTGGTTGATCCGGCCGCCGGGTGCTCTGCCGGAAGCGGCTTTTCTCGATCGCTGCATCCGCTGTCAGGCATGCGTGCGCATCTGCTCCTCCACCGGCGCATGTCTGCAGCCTGCGCTCACACAGGGCGGCTGGGAGGGCGTCTGGAGTCCCCGCGCGGT from bacterium encodes the following:
- a CDS encoding DUF362 domain-containing protein — protein: MDRREFCKTLTAALALPAAAWTAAPPSKLVVVRNAAPAELVRKAVQALGGMSQFVKKGQTVLLKPNIGWDRSPEQAANTNPEAVAEVVKMCFEAGAGRVRVLDRTCNQAQRCYSRSGIEQAAAAAGAQVRHIIDSRFKEVAIPQGVLLKSWPLYLDVLEADVFINMPVAKHHSISQYTLGFKNIMGVMGGDRGSIHNKFMTKIVDINSAVKPTLTIIDAYRVMLRNGPTGGSLADVAEKKTVIAGVDRVAVDAYAMSLFGVKPEQVEYLRLASERGLGQLDLTRVPIEEINS
- a CDS encoding 4Fe-4S binding protein gives rise to the protein MADRIRKLSQIFFLLLFLGLFLHARFPYESGWPSDIFLRTSPLVALTTAFSARTWIASLLPAVILLLLTIPLGRFFCGWICPLGTVIDGSDSVLRRRKPAGGRESVHFRSWKFFILIAVLCAALFSWQAVWFFDPLVMLTRVLTLSLYPAMVLLIRGLFQFGFASGLAEEQWYTLYDWTQKWLLPVQSASFEQSIPVLLLFIGVLALGLVSRRFWCRNLCPLGALLGFFSRFRVFGRSVNQECTSCSLCQRRCRMNAIEDDYTLTNTAECIQCAECATVCKPKAISYRFGWRKSQGRIDLSRRRFIQATATGIVGLAATRVGAGNRKETGWLIRPPGALPEAAFLDRCIRCQACVRICSSTGACLQPALTQGGWEGVWSPRAVMRTGYCEYNCTLCGQICPTGAIRKLNPAAKQLTKMGTAYFDKSRCIPWYRLEDCLVCEEHCPLPEKAIRFDEREVRTPEGEMRTVKFPYVREDLCIGCGICENKCPVVGQAAIFVTTAGE